From Bacillota bacterium, the proteins below share one genomic window:
- a CDS encoding tryptophan synthase subunit alpha: MISRLEQRLQMVKGRQEKALIPYIMSGDPDLKSTVKLALTLADSGADVIELGIPFSAPVADGPAIQKAATRALSSKTTVACVLKAAADIRKESDIPIVLMTYYNPVLQYGLHEFAESLLTAGIDGMIVPDLPMEESSPLQAILNSRNIALVPLISPTSTEERIQSICSQASGFIYCVSVTGVTGARDIIETDLSKFTSRVKKHTKLPLAVGFGISGPDSAAAVSQYCDAVVVGSSLVNLVEKYGDTQELYKEIGQQVSDIKFAINNTGGGNFAAL, from the coding sequence ATGATCAGCAGGCTGGAGCAAAGATTGCAAATGGTTAAAGGAAGGCAGGAGAAGGCGCTCATTCCGTACATTATGTCCGGGGACCCTGACCTAAAAAGCACAGTTAAATTAGCTCTTACGCTGGCTGATTCAGGAGCGGATGTAATTGAATTGGGAATTCCCTTTTCAGCCCCGGTTGCGGACGGTCCTGCTATTCAAAAAGCGGCCACCAGGGCTTTATCCTCTAAGACAACAGTAGCTTGTGTCCTAAAGGCTGCAGCTGATATTCGCAAAGAAAGCGACATTCCGATTGTTTTAATGACTTATTATAATCCTGTACTTCAATACGGGCTGCATGAATTTGCAGAGTCCTTGCTTACTGCCGGGATCGACGGCATGATAGTGCCGGACCTGCCCATGGAAGAATCAAGTCCACTGCAGGCAATACTGAACAGCCGAAACATCGCGCTGGTTCCTTTAATTTCACCTACCAGCACCGAAGAGAGGATCCAATCAATTTGCAGCCAGGCCAGTGGATTTATTTACTGCGTTTCGGTGACCGGAGTAACGGGCGCGCGTGATATCATAGAGACCGATCTGTCTAAGTTTACCTCCCGAGTCAAAAAACACACAAAGCTGCCTTTAGCGGTAGGCTTTGGAATCTCAGGTCCTGACAGCGCTGCTGCCGTTTCCCAATATTGCGATGCAGTAGTTGTAGGGAGTTCCCTTGTTAACCTGGTTGAAAAATACGGTGACACGCAGGAATTATATAAAGAGATTGGTCAACAAGTTTCCGATATAAAATTTGCTATCAACAACACAGGGGGTGGAAACTTTGCCGCCCTATAA
- a CDS encoding long-chain fatty acid--CoA ligase, producing MMEYPLTLKNLLMRNRQLFGKKEVVSRNLTGDFRYTYKDFYHRVCRLANVLASLDIKQGDKVATLAWNTHRHLELYFAIPCYGAVLHTLNLRLSREHLAYIINHAEDKVIFVDEDLVPLLESVQDQISTVKHFIVLDDTRKIPETGLKPVSSYEQSVAKAPDHYDFPDIDEWSPAAMCYTSATTGNPKGVVYTHRGLFMHAMALTNVDSLGLSEKDILMPVVPMFHVNAWGTPFAAVWVGSTLVMPGKRLDPQSLCQLIEQEKVTASPGVPTIWMGIAQLLESGAQYQLKSLRALVSGGAPLPEALIKRLDKYNIPVMHAYGMTETTPLVLVSNPKSYMNSLSVEEKYRLGSRQGLLVPGLEMKVIGENGQEVPWDGKQIGELWLRGPWIAKEYYKEPETSRETFVDGWMRTGDIVNVDEEGYVLIVDRAKDLIKSGGEWISSVDLENTIMAHTAVVETAVIAIPHEKWQERPLACVVLKESEIGKVSKQDILDFLRERVAKWWIPDEIIFVNQIPKTSTGKFSKRIIREMYRNRELQEQ from the coding sequence ATGATGGAATACCCACTGACCCTCAAAAACCTTTTAATGCGAAACAGGCAACTATTTGGGAAAAAAGAAGTGGTATCAAGAAATTTAACCGGTGATTTTCGCTACACTTACAAGGATTTTTATCACCGGGTATGCAGATTGGCGAATGTCCTCGCAAGTCTTGACATAAAGCAAGGTGACAAAGTCGCAACCTTAGCATGGAATACACACCGGCACCTGGAGCTATACTTTGCGATTCCATGTTATGGTGCTGTTTTACACACCTTAAATTTGAGGCTTTCCAGGGAACACCTAGCCTATATCATCAACCATGCAGAAGATAAGGTGATCTTTGTCGATGAAGACTTAGTGCCTCTTTTAGAATCGGTACAAGATCAAATTAGCACGGTCAAGCACTTTATCGTCCTCGATGACACCAGGAAAATACCTGAAACAGGTTTAAAACCTGTTTCCTCCTATGAACAATCCGTGGCCAAAGCTCCTGACCACTATGACTTTCCAGACATTGATGAATGGTCGCCTGCGGCAATGTGTTATACCTCAGCCACAACCGGTAACCCCAAGGGAGTTGTATACACACACCGTGGGCTCTTCATGCACGCTATGGCACTCACCAATGTTGATAGTTTGGGCCTTTCGGAAAAGGATATACTCATGCCAGTTGTGCCCATGTTTCACGTTAACGCATGGGGAACCCCTTTTGCGGCAGTTTGGGTGGGCAGCACACTCGTAATGCCCGGAAAAAGATTAGATCCCCAAAGCCTTTGCCAATTAATTGAGCAGGAAAAGGTTACGGCATCCCCCGGGGTACCCACAATTTGGATGGGCATCGCCCAATTACTCGAAAGTGGTGCTCAATATCAATTAAAGAGTTTGAGGGCACTGGTTAGCGGTGGAGCACCTCTACCGGAGGCACTGATAAAAAGGTTGGACAAATATAATATCCCGGTTATGCACGCGTATGGAATGACGGAAACGACACCCTTGGTACTGGTATCTAACCCTAAAAGTTATATGAATTCATTGTCCGTAGAAGAAAAGTACCGCCTGGGTTCCCGTCAGGGGCTCTTGGTACCGGGACTGGAAATGAAAGTAATCGGGGAAAACGGACAAGAAGTACCATGGGACGGTAAGCAGATAGGGGAGCTTTGGCTGCGTGGCCCCTGGATTGCTAAGGAATATTATAAAGAACCGGAAACAAGTAGAGAAACATTTGTAGACGGTTGGATGCGTACAGGAGATATCGTAAACGTGGACGAAGAGGGTTATGTACTAATTGTCGACCGCGCCAAGGATTTAATCAAAAGCGGGGGTGAATGGATCTCCTCCGTAGATTTAGAGAACACTATCATGGCCCATACTGCTGTTGTGGAAACGGCGGTGATAGCCATCCCACACGAAAAATGGCAGGAAAGGCCCCTGGCCTGTGTGGTTTTAAAGGAATCTGAAATAGGGAAAGTGTCAAAACAGGATATTCTAGACTTTCTACGTGAAAGAGTTGCCAAGTGGTGGATACCGGACGAAATAATCTTTGTCAACCAAATTCCCAAAACAAGTACAGGGAAATTTTCCAAGAGAATAATACGAGAAATGTACAGAAACCGAGAGCTTCAAGAACAGTAA
- the trpB gene encoding tryptophan synthase subunit beta gives MTTLPDTKGYYGPFGGRFVPETLMPALLELEEAYQKTIADESFLRDVDYYFSQYIGRPSPLYYASMLSKHLGRARIYLKREDLNHTGSHKINNTLGQALLARRMGKKRVIAETGAGQHGVATATAAAMFGMECAIYMGEEDIQRQSLNVFRMQMLGAEVVPVNTGTKTLKDAMNEAMRDWVTNIENTYYLVGSVAGPHPYPMIVREMQRVIGDETKRQILQAEGRLPDYILACVGGGSNSMGIFYPFLADKDVNLVGVEAAGRGLDSGEHAATISRGRPGVLHGSLSYLLQDQDGQVAPVYSMAAGLDYPGIGPEHSYLKETGRVNYSTVTDNEAINAFKILCRTEGIIPALESAHALAAAIEMSPSLPKDSLLVINLSGRGDKDVNSMAELLEVKS, from the coding sequence ATGACTACCCTACCCGATACTAAGGGTTATTACGGGCCGTTCGGCGGGCGGTTTGTTCCGGAAACGCTCATGCCCGCCCTTTTAGAATTAGAAGAAGCTTATCAAAAAACCATAGCTGACGAGAGTTTTTTAAGGGATGTTGACTATTACTTCAGCCAGTATATTGGACGCCCTTCTCCCCTTTATTATGCCTCCATGCTATCGAAGCATCTAGGTAGGGCGCGCATTTATTTAAAACGCGAAGACCTTAATCATACGGGATCTCACAAAATAAATAATACACTGGGGCAGGCATTATTAGCCCGCCGCATGGGCAAGAAACGTGTTATTGCAGAGACCGGCGCCGGCCAGCACGGGGTGGCAACAGCCACAGCGGCAGCAATGTTCGGTATGGAATGTGCCATTTATATGGGCGAGGAGGACATACAAAGGCAATCCTTAAATGTCTTTCGCATGCAAATGCTGGGCGCCGAGGTTGTTCCGGTAAACACAGGGACAAAGACGCTAAAGGATGCAATGAACGAAGCTATGCGAGATTGGGTTACAAACATTGAAAACACATATTATCTAGTGGGGAGTGTAGCTGGTCCTCACCCGTACCCTATGATCGTGAGGGAAATGCAGCGAGTTATAGGTGACGAAACAAAAAGACAAATTCTACAGGCGGAAGGTCGCCTGCCCGATTATATTCTCGCCTGTGTTGGAGGCGGCAGCAATTCCATGGGTATCTTTTACCCTTTCCTTGCAGACAAAGACGTAAACCTGGTGGGTGTTGAGGCTGCCGGCAGGGGGCTGGATTCGGGAGAACACGCCGCCACGATTAGCCGGGGACGCCCGGGCGTACTGCACGGCTCTCTCAGCTATCTTTTACAGGACCAAGACGGTCAAGTGGCCCCGGTTTATTCTATGGCCGCAGGACTGGATTATCCCGGTATAGGACCGGAACATAGCTATCTCAAAGAAACCGGTCGAGTCAACTACAGTACGGTGACTGATAATGAAGCTATCAATGCATTCAAAATTTTATGCCGGACCGAAGGAATCATTCCGGCTTTGGAGAGTGCCCATGCACTGGCAGCGGCAATTGAAATGTCCCCGTCACTACCTAAAGACAGCTTACTCGTAATTAATCTTTCCGGGCGGGGAGACAAGGATGTAAACAGCATGGCCGAATTGTTGGAGGTGAAATCATGA
- the trpD gene encoding anthranilate phosphoribosyltransferase, translating into MLKGLLHKVISGENLVEKEAAEAMELIMSGMATPAQIASLLTALHLKGETEDEITGFARVMRSKATPVTYSHPMLIDTCGTGGDGLHTFNISTTVAFILAGAGMKVAKHGNRSVSSSCGSADVLEALGVNLDLSPKSLAACLEETGFAFLFAPALHTAMKHAAEPRRELGFRTIFNVLGPLTNPAGAQYQVLGVYHPRLTRLLAGVLCRLGTERAFVIHGDGGLDEISPSGPALICEVKDGKVNEYYLDPCELGIPKASIASLTGGSPQENAVITKEILTGKHGPQRDTVLLNTAPGLVACGKAESFTEGMQIAAQIIDSGLAMRKVEELVTFSRKHAQKQVSGL; encoded by the coding sequence GTGTTGAAAGGATTACTGCACAAAGTTATCAGCGGGGAAAATTTGGTCGAAAAAGAGGCGGCAGAAGCAATGGAACTGATCATGTCCGGCATGGCCACACCTGCTCAGATTGCTTCATTACTTACTGCTCTGCACTTAAAGGGTGAAACTGAGGATGAAATCACCGGGTTTGCACGAGTAATGCGCAGCAAAGCAACACCGGTAACCTACAGCCACCCCATGCTGATAGACACATGTGGCACCGGTGGAGACGGCTTACACACCTTTAATATTTCCACCACCGTGGCTTTCATCTTGGCCGGTGCCGGCATGAAGGTCGCTAAACACGGTAACCGTTCAGTATCCAGCAGCTGCGGCAGCGCCGATGTACTGGAGGCACTGGGAGTCAACCTTGATTTAAGCCCTAAAAGTCTGGCTGCCTGCCTTGAAGAGACCGGTTTTGCGTTCCTTTTCGCCCCGGCACTGCATACAGCCATGAAGCACGCGGCAGAACCACGACGCGAATTGGGATTTCGGACTATTTTCAATGTGCTTGGCCCCTTAACAAACCCCGCGGGAGCACAATATCAAGTTTTAGGAGTATACCATCCCCGGCTTACACGCCTCCTGGCCGGAGTGTTGTGCAGGCTGGGAACGGAAAGAGCTTTTGTCATTCACGGTGACGGCGGGCTGGATGAAATTTCACCTTCGGGCCCCGCTTTAATATGCGAAGTCAAAGATGGAAAAGTGAATGAATACTACCTTGACCCCTGCGAACTTGGCATTCCCAAAGCGTCTATTGCATCGCTTACAGGAGGATCGCCGCAGGAAAATGCAGTTATTACTAAGGAGATCTTAACCGGCAAACATGGGCCACAAAGGGATACGGTTCTTTTGAACACAGCTCCGGGATTGGTTGCCTGCGGCAAGGCCGAGAGCTTTACTGAAGGCATGCAAATTGCCGCCCAAATAATTGATTCCGGCCTGGCCATGAGAAAAGTTGAGGAATTGGTAACCTTCTCGCGGAAGCATGCGCAAAAGCAGGTGTCAGGTTTATGA
- a CDS encoding SCP2 sterol-binding domain-containing protein, translating into MEIKELFERLQQKIDSNPSKIEGLSATIQFSLTGDVGGEYYAVIKDGAGRINEGKSDNPDVTIFMDAEDFKELVNKKLEPMGAFMSGKIRVQGDMSLMMKMQSLFN; encoded by the coding sequence ATGGAGATCAAGGAACTGTTTGAAAGATTGCAGCAAAAAATTGACTCAAACCCATCAAAGATAGAAGGGCTTTCGGCAACTATACAATTCAGTCTTACAGGTGATGTTGGTGGAGAATATTACGCAGTAATAAAGGATGGAGCAGGAAGGATAAATGAAGGCAAGAGCGATAACCCGGATGTAACTATTTTTATGGATGCTGAGGATTTCAAAGAACTTGTAAATAAAAAATTGGAGCCAATGGGTGCTTTTATGAGTGGAAAAATAAGAGTGCAGGGTGATATGTCGTTGATGATGAAAATGCAATCTTTGTTCAATTAG
- a CDS encoding aminodeoxychorismate/anthranilate synthase component II, with protein MVLMIDNYDSFTYNLFQLISELGASVSVHRNDCITTDQVLENNYGSIIISPGPGGPKDAGISIELVQQNRGRTPILGVCLGHQVIAEAFGGNIILSPRLMHGKTSQVYHDGKSIFAGLPNPFRVVRYHSLAVDKYSLPACIEVSAWTADGEIMAIRHKDLPVEGVQFHPESLLTEHGGDLLQNWLRMARKAR; from the coding sequence ATGGTTCTAATGATTGACAACTATGATTCTTTTACTTATAACCTATTCCAGTTAATCAGTGAATTAGGAGCAAGTGTTTCGGTGCACAGAAATGATTGTATTACCACAGACCAGGTCCTGGAAAACAATTATGGCTCCATTATCATTTCCCCCGGGCCTGGAGGGCCTAAAGACGCGGGCATTTCAATTGAACTGGTACAGCAAAACCGAGGACGTACGCCCATTCTGGGAGTGTGTTTGGGGCACCAGGTGATTGCAGAAGCCTTTGGAGGAAATATTATCCTTAGCCCGCGGTTAATGCATGGAAAGACTTCACAAGTTTACCACGACGGCAAGTCCATTTTCGCCGGCCTACCAAATCCTTTTAGGGTGGTTCGCTATCACTCACTGGCAGTGGATAAGTACAGTCTTCCAGCCTGCATTGAAGTTAGCGCATGGACTGCTGACGGGGAAATCATGGCCATAAGGCACAAAGACTTGCCCGTGGAAGGCGTTCAATTTCATCCGGAATCTCTGCTCACAGAACACGGCGGTGATCTGCTGCAAAACTGGTTGAGAATGGCAAGAAAAGCGCGCTAA
- the aroF gene encoding 3-deoxy-7-phosphoheptulonate synthase, which translates to MPPYKLVSRDNHPQNTVIKLGTAQIGKGTTIIAGPCAVENRETMLRLASSLSSLGVHILRGGAYKPRTSPYSFDGLGKEGLKILAEARKYSGLPIITELTDVRHIDLLCAYADIIQVGSRNMQNFSLLKELGRVNHPVMLKRGLSATLEEWLLAAEYIMAEGNHNVILCERGIRSFDSYTRNTFDINAVPAIKNLSHLPLIADPSHGTGRRELVAPIAKAALVAGADGIMVEVHPQPAQALSDGQQSLTLDEMAQMMAQMKSVAPQLAG; encoded by the coding sequence TTGCCGCCCTATAAACTAGTAAGCCGGGATAACCACCCTCAGAATACCGTAATAAAGCTGGGGACAGCTCAAATAGGAAAGGGTACGACCATTATAGCCGGGCCTTGTGCGGTAGAAAATAGGGAGACCATGCTCAGGTTGGCTTCTTCCTTAAGTTCACTGGGAGTCCATATCTTACGAGGGGGGGCCTATAAACCACGAACTTCTCCTTATTCTTTTGATGGTCTTGGTAAGGAAGGTCTTAAAATATTGGCTGAGGCCAGAAAATATTCGGGATTACCTATTATTACAGAATTAACGGACGTCAGACACATTGACCTCTTATGTGCTTATGCTGACATTATCCAGGTAGGCAGTAGAAACATGCAAAACTTCAGTCTACTAAAAGAATTAGGCAGAGTTAATCACCCGGTAATGCTTAAGCGGGGCCTTTCGGCTACTTTGGAAGAGTGGCTTTTAGCCGCGGAATATATCATGGCAGAGGGTAACCATAACGTTATCCTCTGTGAACGAGGTATCCGCAGCTTTGATTCCTATACCAGAAATACTTTTGATATTAACGCAGTCCCTGCCATAAAAAATCTTTCCCACCTGCCGCTAATTGCAGATCCCAGCCACGGTACGGGACGACGTGAACTGGTGGCACCGATAGCAAAGGCGGCCCTGGTCGCCGGCGCAGATGGGATAATGGTAGAGGTGCATCCTCAGCCGGCACAGGCACTATCAGACGGGCAACAATCACTTACCCTTGATGAAATGGCCCAAATGATGGCACAGATGAAATCTGTTGCCCCTCAATTGGCAGGATAA
- the trpC gene encoding indole-3-glycerol phosphate synthase TrpC translates to MLADIILAKKLEVGAAKKVTPLADIKQEIDKLPPARTFASQLRRQDRVALIAEVKRRSPSKGLLRHHFDVPAIARDYTQAGAAALSVLIDQRFFGGDPGFIVQARENSDLPILCKEFIVDPYQIYQARLLGADAILLIVKVLTGTDLDHFTSLAKRLGLEVLVETNTSEEIKQALQAGAKIIGINNRNLDTFQTDIDTTLSLRHAITEPEITVVSESGIRSHNDMKLLKEHGIHAALVGETLMRRSDIKQAVRELTGFEGNGEVN, encoded by the coding sequence ATCTTAGCAGACATTATACTGGCCAAAAAATTAGAAGTAGGGGCTGCGAAAAAGGTAACTCCTCTGGCAGATATTAAGCAAGAGATTGATAAACTACCCCCTGCGCGGACTTTTGCATCACAATTAAGGCGGCAGGACAGAGTGGCACTAATTGCTGAGGTTAAAAGAAGATCCCCCTCAAAAGGGCTTTTACGGCACCATTTTGACGTACCTGCCATTGCCCGGGACTACACCCAAGCAGGGGCAGCGGCTTTATCGGTACTGATTGACCAACGCTTTTTCGGCGGAGACCCGGGTTTTATTGTCCAAGCGCGAGAAAATAGTGACCTGCCAATATTATGTAAAGAGTTTATTGTTGACCCTTATCAGATATATCAGGCCCGCCTCCTTGGAGCCGATGCCATTTTACTTATTGTCAAAGTTTTAACCGGCACTGATTTAGACCATTTTACGAGCCTGGCTAAAAGATTGGGATTAGAGGTGTTGGTGGAAACCAACACCTCTGAAGAAATAAAGCAGGCCTTACAGGCAGGAGCCAAAATAATAGGAATAAACAACCGCAATTTAGATACTTTTCAAACTGATATTGATACAACTTTATCATTACGTCATGCAATTACTGAACCGGAAATTACAGTTGTCAGTGAGAGCGGGATCCGTTCCCACAATGACATGAAGCTACTGAAAGAGCACGGTATTCACGCAGCCCTGGTTGGCGAAACACTTATGCGCAGATCGGATATTAAGCAAGCTGTGCGCGAGTTAACTGGGTTTGAAGGCAACGGGGAGGTTAATTAA
- a CDS encoding MBL fold metallo-hydrolase, whose protein sequence is MIIVRRNLRLGGEKMSWGWEIMGVNLTTLCENTSSGFGISGEWGLSIMVDTGEAVALLDTGFSDSLVRNARFKEIDLKRVTHVVLSHGHGDHTGGLRSLLQETHKKVNIIAHPEFGGSKYSRIEKEKGDRYQYIGVPFRREELENLGASFILSKEPFWLNEHMVTTGEVPMLTAFEKVDQNMYLKTKNGFVPDPLVDDQALVIKAAKGLVIILGCAHRGMVNTMLHAREITGEERIYAVLGGTHLIRAGEEQLRETVKKIKEFGVEKLGVSHCTGLMPATVLAREFKDKFFFNNAGTSIEI, encoded by the coding sequence ATGATTATTGTACGCAGGAATTTACGCCTGGGCGGAGAAAAAATGTCTTGGGGGTGGGAAATTATGGGCGTTAACTTGACAACTTTGTGTGAAAATACGTCAAGTGGGTTTGGTATCAGTGGTGAGTGGGGTTTGAGTATAATGGTTGACACGGGTGAGGCAGTCGCTCTTTTGGATACAGGATTTAGCGATTCTTTAGTTCGCAATGCCCGGTTTAAGGAGATTGATTTAAAGAGGGTTACTCATGTGGTTCTAAGTCACGGGCACGGGGATCATACCGGGGGACTTCGTTCTCTCCTACAAGAAACCCACAAAAAGGTGAACATTATTGCGCATCCGGAATTTGGGGGTAGTAAGTATTCGCGCATTGAAAAGGAAAAGGGTGACCGATACCAGTACATTGGAGTTCCCTTTCGCCGTGAGGAACTGGAAAATTTAGGTGCCTCGTTTATTTTAAGTAAGGAGCCATTTTGGCTAAACGAGCATATGGTTACCACGGGAGAAGTGCCTATGCTTACAGCCTTTGAGAAGGTGGATCAGAATATGTACTTAAAGACCAAAAACGGTTTTGTGCCTGACCCCCTTGTTGATGATCAAGCCTTAGTTATAAAAGCCGCTAAAGGATTGGTGATAATTCTGGGTTGTGCCCACAGGGGAATGGTTAATACCATGCTTCATGCCCGTGAAATAACAGGCGAGGAACGAATTTATGCTGTTCTAGGTGGCACCCACCTCATCCGGGCCGGTGAGGAACAACTCCGGGAGACAGTTAAAAAAATAAAAGAGTTTGGCGTGGAAAAACTGGGAGTTTCTCATTGCACCGGTTTAATGCCGGCCACGGTATTGGCTCGGGAATTTAAAGACAAATTCTTTTTCAATAATGCCGGTACCAGCATTGAAATATAG
- the trpE gene encoding anthranilate synthase component I — translation MAYPPFREFFSLCSHYNLIPVATEDLGDIETPISTYLKIKSSRRGPTFLLESLEDGINKGRYSFIGMDPLLVYKSRDGSGQVTFKNGCSYEKNGAPTQVLDSLLKRFHVPEEMPEELGLSHFFGGAVGYFGYDTVRSLERLPSPPPDPVGLPDCAVMVPETVIVMDHVRNVTKIITMAEPGDDPVKSYHRAEALLNNIKELINTVRPIEAIQKSLLLTSDSLVSSLPREKYFKRVEKALNYIKSGDILQVVLSRRYSIPYAGNPMDIFRRLRSLNPSPYMFYLDFGDPVILGASPEMLVRVTGKTVKTKPIAGTRPRSKDPKKDRELAKELLLDEKERAEHLMLVDLGRNDLGRVCTPGSVEVPNFMQVEKFSHVMHLVSDVKGQLGPDIRPLQALEACFPAGTVSGAPKVRAMEIINELEPCRRGVYAGAIGYVGFNNLLDTAIAIRTLVFSRGTAHIQAGGGIVADSVPEQEYQETVNKAGALLQALGMEEDRRAAHGSND, via the coding sequence ATGGCATACCCACCTTTTCGGGAATTTTTTTCCCTGTGCAGTCATTACAATCTTATTCCCGTTGCGACAGAAGACCTTGGAGATATCGAAACCCCTATCTCCACATATCTTAAGATCAAATCATCAAGGCGTGGTCCTACTTTCCTTTTAGAAAGCTTAGAAGACGGTATCAACAAAGGAAGGTATTCTTTTATCGGCATGGATCCCTTACTGGTGTACAAAAGTAGAGACGGTAGCGGGCAGGTTACATTTAAAAACGGTTGCAGCTACGAAAAAAACGGTGCCCCCACCCAAGTTTTAGATTCATTACTAAAACGCTTCCATGTACCGGAAGAGATGCCGGAAGAACTTGGGTTAAGTCATTTTTTCGGTGGTGCCGTAGGTTATTTCGGATACGACACAGTTCGCTCGCTGGAAAGATTGCCCTCTCCGCCGCCTGATCCGGTTGGTCTACCTGACTGCGCTGTCATGGTACCGGAAACAGTTATTGTAATGGATCACGTGCGCAACGTAACCAAAATTATAACTATGGCCGAACCTGGCGATGATCCAGTTAAATCCTACCACAGGGCCGAAGCCCTCCTAAATAACATTAAAGAACTTATTAATACTGTTCGACCTATCGAGGCAATACAGAAATCACTGCTGTTAACAAGTGATTCCTTGGTATCCAGCCTGCCACGGGAAAAATACTTTAAACGGGTGGAAAAGGCCCTTAATTACATTAAATCAGGAGATATTTTACAAGTTGTACTTTCCAGACGGTATTCGATTCCCTATGCGGGAAATCCCATGGATATCTTTCGCCGTTTACGTTCATTGAATCCTTCACCGTATATGTTTTACCTTGATTTCGGTGACCCTGTTATTTTGGGAGCATCACCGGAAATGCTTGTTCGGGTAACCGGAAAAACCGTAAAGACCAAACCTATAGCCGGAACCAGACCAAGAAGCAAAGACCCCAAAAAGGACAGGGAACTGGCAAAGGAACTACTGCTTGACGAAAAAGAGAGAGCGGAACACCTAATGCTGGTTGATCTGGGTCGAAATGACCTGGGACGTGTATGTACACCGGGCAGTGTAGAAGTTCCTAATTTTATGCAGGTAGAGAAATTTTCTCACGTAATGCATCTGGTTTCCGACGTAAAAGGGCAGCTTGGCCCGGATATTCGTCCCCTTCAAGCTCTTGAAGCCTGTTTCCCAGCCGGCACCGTCAGCGGGGCACCCAAGGTAAGGGCGATGGAAATAATTAACGAACTGGAGCCATGCCGCCGGGGAGTATATGCCGGAGCTATAGGTTATGTGGGCTTTAACAATCTATTGGATACTGCAATTGCCATCCGTACCCTGGTATTTTCCCGCGGTACGGCACATATTCAGGCCGGAGGCGGCATTGTCGCTGATTCTGTGCCCGAGCAGGAATACCAGGAAACAGTAAACAAGGCAGGAGCCTTGCTGCAGGCCTTAGGGATGGAAGAAGACAGGAGGGCTGCTCATGGTTCTAATGATTGA
- a CDS encoding phosphoribosylanthranilate isomerase, giving the protein MFFQRGDRVKVKICGIKDQETAKAAIDAGADALGFIFVPESKRYISPREAKEIIAAMPPGVDAVGVFSNAPRESVNKIAAQCNLTAIQLHGGEPCHYLNTNSLPVIKCVKVQDKFDLNQVRAIKAEAILLDTYHPYLSGGTGETFDWSLVKNAGDSLPLILAGGLNADNIRVAVKTVRPCAVDVSSGVESSGVKDKVKIKAFVAKAKEVVYHDYPTRY; this is encoded by the coding sequence ATGTTTTTTCAGAGGGGTGACCGGGTTAAGGTTAAGATATGCGGCATTAAAGACCAAGAAACGGCAAAAGCGGCGATTGATGCAGGTGCGGATGCATTGGGTTTTATTTTTGTACCCGAAAGTAAACGCTACATCTCCCCCCGCGAAGCCAAAGAAATTATTGCGGCTATGCCCCCTGGTGTTGATGCCGTGGGCGTTTTCTCCAATGCTCCCCGGGAATCGGTTAATAAAATCGCGGCCCAGTGTAATTTGACTGCTATCCAGCTGCACGGTGGAGAACCATGTCATTACCTAAACACGAATAGTTTACCGGTTATTAAATGTGTAAAAGTTCAAGATAAATTTGACTTGAACCAAGTCCGTGCAATTAAAGCCGAAGCCATACTACTGGACACATACCACCCTTATTTATCCGGCGGGACAGGGGAAACGTTTGACTGGTCGCTGGTGAAAAATGCTGGTGACAGTCTGCCCCTCATTTTGGCCGGAGGGCTTAATGCCGATAATATTAGAGTTGCCGTTAAGACCGTCAGGCCATGTGCAGTTGATGTCTCCAGTGGAGTGGAAAGCTCTGGAGTAAAAGATAAAGTAAAAATAAAAGCATTTGTAGCAAAAGCCAAGGAGGTTGTTTACCATGACTACCCTACCCGATACTAA